One window from the genome of Oncorhynchus gorbuscha isolate QuinsamMale2020 ecotype Even-year linkage group LG14, OgorEven_v1.0, whole genome shotgun sequence encodes:
- the LOC123995732 gene encoding gap junction alpha-10 protein-like isoform X2: MGHALYRLRALEKERHKKKAFLKAELEGAEPVHEDRQRIERELRKLEEQKRVRKAPLRGSLLRTYVFHILTRSVVEVGFIVGQYVLYGVGLDPLYKCERLPCPNSVDCFVSRPTEKNIFMIFMLVIAGVSLFLNLLEIFHLGVKKVKQSLYGNKGADDESLLVFRSKKNSMVQQVCVLTNSSPQKMMRLTQTAYTMVPNSHVDAIPLYLHSVAPRNDSGGTNDSEQYLRQTELQSLRQLRTVEHHYTLDQRNHSCSSDDSNGPKGSGHPRHGGAQPRPSLMASHMEIPAALWKQLRKQSRVSALQDYSDMSDSPDSGHYPTGRKASFMSRGLSQTNLDSPSDSPNSGSGTDTEAKRIAQGESPPMTPPPASGRRMSMSMILELSSIMKK, translated from the exons ATGGGACATGCACTGTACCGTTTGAGGGCCCTTGAAAAAGAGAGACACAAGAAAAAAGCCTTCCTGAAAGCGGAGCTAGAGGGCGCTGAGCCCGTTcacgaggacagacagaggatagagagggagctGAGGAAGctggaggaacagaagagagtAAGGAAAGCTCCACTCAGGGGCTCCTTGCTGCGCACATATGTTTTCCATATCTTGACGAGGTCAGTGGTGGAAGTTGGCTTCATAGTGGGACAATATGTGCTGTACGGAGTTGGATTGGATCCTTTGTACAAATGTGAGAGATTGCCTTGCCCGAACAGTGTGGATTGCTTTGTGTCCAGACCAACTGAGAAGAACATTTTCATGATCTTCATGCTCGTCATCGCTGGGGTTTCTTTGTTCTTGAATCTCCTCGAGATATTCCACCTGGGAGTGAAAAAAGTCAAGCAAAGTCTGTATGGAAATAAAGGTGCAGATGACGAAAGCTTGTTAGTGTTCAGGTCCAAGAAAAACTCCATGGTCCAGCAGGTGTGTGTCCTCACAAACTCATCACCCCAAAAGATGATGCGACTCACTCAGACGGCCTACACAATGGTCCCTAACAGCCACGTGGATGCTATCCCCTTGTACCTGCATTCGGTAGCTCCTCGCAACGATAGTGGCGGCACCAACGACTCAGAGCAGTACCTCAGACAGACTGAGCTCCAGTCCCTGCGACAGCTGAGGACTGTGGAGCACcactacaccctggaccagaggaACCACTCATGCAGCAGTGATGACTCCAACGGGCCTAAAGGCTCAGGCCATCCCAGGCACGGCGGAGCACAGCCACGGCCTTCCCTTATGGCCAGCCATATGGAGATACCAGCAGCCCTGTGGAAACAGCTACGCAAACAGAGCCGGGTCAGCGCTCTGCAGGATTACAGTGACATGAGTGATTCACCTGACAGTGGTCACTATCCCACGGGGAGGAAGGCTAGCTTCATGTCCCGAGGACTCTCTCAGACCAACCTGGACAGTCCTTCTGATAGCCCGAACTCCGGGAGTGGGACGGACACAGAGGCCAAGCGTATCGCCCAAGGAGAGAGCCCACCTATGACCCCGCCTCCAGCCAGTGGACGAAGAATGTCAATG AGCATGATTCTGGAACTGTCTTCAATCATGAAAAAGTGA
- the LOC123995732 gene encoding gap junction alpha-10 protein-like isoform X1, with the protein MGDWNLLGSILEEVHIHSTIVGKIWLTILFIFRMLVLGVAAEDVWDDEQSEFVCNTDQPGCKNVCYDDAFPISLIRYWVLQIIFVSSPSLVYMGHALYRLRALEKERHKKKAFLKAELEGAEPVHEDRQRIERELRKLEEQKRVRKAPLRGSLLRTYVFHILTRSVVEVGFIVGQYVLYGVGLDPLYKCERLPCPNSVDCFVSRPTEKNIFMIFMLVIAGVSLFLNLLEIFHLGVKKVKQSLYGNKGADDESLLVFRSKKNSMVQQVCVLTNSSPQKMMRLTQTAYTMVPNSHVDAIPLYLHSVAPRNDSGGTNDSEQYLRQTELQSLRQLRTVEHHYTLDQRNHSCSSDDSNGPKGSGHPRHGGAQPRPSLMASHMEIPAALWKQLRKQSRVSALQDYSDMSDSPDSGHYPTGRKASFMSRGLSQTNLDSPSDSPNSGSGTDTEAKRIAQGESPPMTPPPASGRRMSMSMILELSSIMKK; encoded by the exons ATGGGGGATTGGAACTTGTTGGGGAGTATCTTAGAAGAGGTACATATTCATTCAACCATCGTGGGTAAAATCTGGCTAACCATCCTTTTTATATTCCGGATGCTCGTTCTTGGTGTGGCAGCAGAGGATGTTTGGGACGATGAGCAGAGTGAGTTTGTGTGCAACACGGACCAGCCTGGGTGTAAGAACGTGTGCTACGATGATGCATTCCCCATTTCTCTTATCCGATACTGGGTGTTACAAATCATTTtcgtgtcctctccctctctggtgtaCATGGGACATGCACTGTACCGTTTGAGGGCCCTTGAAAAAGAGAGACACAAGAAAAAAGCCTTCCTGAAAGCGGAGCTAGAGGGCGCTGAGCCCGTTcacgaggacagacagaggatagagagggagctGAGGAAGctggaggaacagaagagagtAAGGAAAGCTCCACTCAGGGGCTCCTTGCTGCGCACATATGTTTTCCATATCTTGACGAGGTCAGTGGTGGAAGTTGGCTTCATAGTGGGACAATATGTGCTGTACGGAGTTGGATTGGATCCTTTGTACAAATGTGAGAGATTGCCTTGCCCGAACAGTGTGGATTGCTTTGTGTCCAGACCAACTGAGAAGAACATTTTCATGATCTTCATGCTCGTCATCGCTGGGGTTTCTTTGTTCTTGAATCTCCTCGAGATATTCCACCTGGGAGTGAAAAAAGTCAAGCAAAGTCTGTATGGAAATAAAGGTGCAGATGACGAAAGCTTGTTAGTGTTCAGGTCCAAGAAAAACTCCATGGTCCAGCAGGTGTGTGTCCTCACAAACTCATCACCCCAAAAGATGATGCGACTCACTCAGACGGCCTACACAATGGTCCCTAACAGCCACGTGGATGCTATCCCCTTGTACCTGCATTCGGTAGCTCCTCGCAACGATAGTGGCGGCACCAACGACTCAGAGCAGTACCTCAGACAGACTGAGCTCCAGTCCCTGCGACAGCTGAGGACTGTGGAGCACcactacaccctggaccagaggaACCACTCATGCAGCAGTGATGACTCCAACGGGCCTAAAGGCTCAGGCCATCCCAGGCACGGCGGAGCACAGCCACGGCCTTCCCTTATGGCCAGCCATATGGAGATACCAGCAGCCCTGTGGAAACAGCTACGCAAACAGAGCCGGGTCAGCGCTCTGCAGGATTACAGTGACATGAGTGATTCACCTGACAGTGGTCACTATCCCACGGGGAGGAAGGCTAGCTTCATGTCCCGAGGACTCTCTCAGACCAACCTGGACAGTCCTTCTGATAGCCCGAACTCCGGGAGTGGGACGGACACAGAGGCCAAGCGTATCGCCCAAGGAGAGAGCCCACCTATGACCCCGCCTCCAGCCAGTGGACGAAGAATGTCAATG AGCATGATTCTGGAACTGTCTTCAATCATGAAAAAGTGA